The nucleotide window TCACGAGCGACTGTACAGGACCGGAACGTTCATGGGGATCGACCTCGCGGATTACCTCGCGGACCTCGTGAATCATCTCCAGAGCTCGCACGGGAGCCGCCGGGTGCGCATCGATGTGTCGAGCGATCCGATCTCCGTCACCCTCGATGTCGCTATCCCGCTCGGACTGATCGTGAGCGAACTGGTGACCAACGCATTCAAACATGCATTCCCGGGGGATGCGGAAGGAACCATCAGGGTCACCGCACGATCCTCCCCGGACGGAGAATGTGTGCTGACCGTTGCCGACAACGGGCAGGGGCTTCCCCCCGCACCGGAGAACGCAAAGGGCTCAACACTCGGCCTTCACCTCGTGGAGATCCTCGTGGAACAGATCGAAGGCCGGTGTCAGATCACGACCGCCGGTGGCACACGATTCGATGTGCGGTTCCCGCTCACTCACGGAAGCTGACAGCGCGCCTGCCGGACCGCTCAGGCGAGCCCCTGCAACACCTCCCAGAACCGGTTTCGGAATGCCCTGTCGTTCTCGACGAACCACGAGCGCGCCGCTTCACCGAGACGCTTCCGCTCTTCGATGGGCATCGCGAAGATCCCGCGCATGGCAACGGCAAGTTTCTGCTCATCCACATAGAAGTTCGTGCCTACTGCCTGCGGTGCAACACGATCGTAGCCGACCAGGACGCCCCGCTCATTCGTGACAAGCTCGTTCATAGGCGGCGCGTCGGTGCTCACGACCAGTGCACCGCAACTCATCGCCTCCGCAAGATAATGTCCGTATCCCTCGGCCTCCGACGGGCACAGGTGGATCCCGCAATGATTCTGCGCCTCGTGGATCACACGCTCCGTCAGGAATCCGCGCTCGAGGCGAATGTTGGAAGCCCCGATGGGCCGGGCCGAGGGTTCGTACCAGTACATTTCCAGTGTCGGGAAGGAAGGGTTGTCGAGCCATGTCCGGTTCACGGCCATGCTCCCCTTCTGGAGGCTGCTCCCCGCGACGTGAATGCACGCGCCAAAGTCCTTCCGAATGCCCGGGTTGTACCGGTCCAGTGTCGTGAACCCCGTGTAGATCGACCGCAGACCGAGTTCCGCGAACAGCCTCTCGGCAAAATGCGTCTTGCTCAGGACCACATCCAATCGCGACAGCAGCGCACGGCTTCCTTCGCTCAACCACTCCTGATGCGGCATCAGGCAGTTCACGCGTGCGAACGGCAACCACTGTTCACTGATCTCTTCCACGAACACGTTGATGTCGTACCGCTTTCGCGGAAGCAATGTATAGATCGCACGCCGGACCCCACGCCGGAGACGCGGAGCGAGGGCGGGATCGAAAGCCGTGATCGTCAGTTCAACCGGCCTGCCGCGGAGGACCGCACGAAAGACCCGGAGGTCACGCCTCAGGCCAACGGTGTGCACATGAAGGAGGATGTTGACACGTAGCATGCGAAGCCCCCCGGGCTCAGCCCCCCTTCTTCATGAACGCAGGCAACTCATTCAGAAAATGTGCCGCGGTGCGGATCCCGCCGAAGAAGTTCGGCAAATGCATGAACTCGTCCGGGGCATGGGCGTTCTCATCGGGCAATCCGAACCCGAGAAGCACCGTATCGATCTTGAGCAGCTTCTTGAATTGCACGACGATCGGAATGGAACCGCCTTCGCGTTGATAGAGCGGCTTCTTGCCGAAGCCCTTCTCCAGTGCCGCGTACGCAGCACGCACGCCCGGACTGTCGATGGGGGTGATCGCGGGCTCACCGCCATGCAGCGACTGCACGGTGACCGTCACGCCGGGAGGCGCGATCTTCCTGATGTACTTCGTGAACAGCGCACTGACCTTCTTCGAGGACTGGTCCGGAACGAGGCGCATCGAGATCTTCGCCGACGCCTTGCTCGGCAGCACGGTCTTTGCACCTTCACCCGTGAAGCCACCCCAGATCCCGTTACACTCCAGCGTCGGACGCGCCCAGAGTCGCTCCAGCGTCGTGAATCCCCTCTCGCCGTACAGCTCCTTCACGCCGAGATCCTTCGCGTACTTCCTGTCGCTCCACGGCAGCTTCTTGTATGCGTCTCGCTCCTTCTTTGAAAGCGCACGGACATCATCATAGAAGCCGGGGATGGTGATGCGCCCCTTGCCATCATGCAGCTTCGCAATGATCTCCGCAAGTGCCTGAATGGGGTTGAGGATCGACCCGCCGTACGACCCCGAATGCAGGTCACCCTTCGGCCCTACCAGGTCGAGCTGCATGTAGGCGAGTCCGCGCAACCCGTAGCAGATCGACGGCACCCCACGGGCGAACATGGAGGTGTCCGAGACCATGACGAGGTCCGCCTTCAGGAGGTCCGCGTGCGTCTTGACGAACTCATCCAGATGCTCGCTCCCGATCTCTTCTTCACCCTCAATGATGAACTTCACATTCACCGGCAGCGTCCCCGTGGTCCGCATCATGGCCTCAATGGCCTTCAGATGGATGAAGACCTGCCCCTTGTCGTCCGATGCGCCGCGGGCATACAGGTCCTCGCCCCGCACCGTCGCTTCGAACGGCGGCGATGTCCAGAGCTCGAGCGGCTCGGGCGGTTGGACGTCATAGTGCCCGTAGATCAGGACCGTCGGCTTCCCCGGAGCGTCCATCCATGCCCCATACACGACCGGATGCCCGGGCGTTGCCATGATACGCACATCGGGTATGCCGATGGAGCGGAGGTGGTCCGCAACCCAGTCCGCACACCGGCGGATATCGCCTGCATTCTCGGGGTTGGTGCTGACGCTCGGAATGGCCAGGAACTCGGTGAGTTCCTTCAGGTAGCGTTCTTTGTTGTTTTCGATGTAGCCCAGGACATCCTTCATGGGAGCCTCGTTTGACCGGGAGAGTGACAAATATTTAACGAATATACCACAAGATTACGGCATGTTCAAGGAGACGGCGCGGGCGTCGCGTGACTCTGCCCGCCGATTTCCGTAGATTTGACCATACACTACGGGAGGCATGTCAATGCACGTCCAGGTCCAAACAGCACTGCTGCATGTGGTCGAAAAGGGGGATCCTGCGGCACTCCCCATCATCTTCATCCATGGCTTTCCCTTCAGTCACAAGATGTGGGATGCCCAGGTGGCCGCCCTGAACACACGCTATCGCACGATCGCCTACGACGTACGCGGGTTGGGTGAGAGCAGTATGGGAGATGGCCAGTACACGATCGAAGGGCACGTGGACGATCTGCTGGCGGTGATGGACCATCTCGGCATCGCGAAAGCCGTGATCGCCGGGTTGTCGATGGGAGGGTACATCACCCTCCGCGCACTGGAGCGGAACCCGGAACGGTTCCACGCGGCGATCCTGTGCAACACGCGGAGCGAAACGGACGGGAACGATGCAAAGATCATGCGCGCGCGAACCATGGCGGCGGTGAAATCCCGGGGTTCGAGCTGGTTCGCCGACGATTTCATCAAGAAGGTGTTCGCCGAATCGTCGTTCACGCGCGTCCCGGATGCTGTCGAACACATCCGCACGACCATCGCACGCACGCCGCCTCTTGCCATTGCCGGCACACTGCTCGCGCTCGCGGCAAGGAGCGACACGACGGCCGCACTCGAGAACATCAAGGTGCCGACGCTCATCATCGTGGGGGAGCACGACGTCACCACGCCTCCCGACGCATCACGCGCGATGCACGCGAAGATCCCCGGTTCCGAACTCCACATCATTCCTCACGCCGCGCACATGAGTGTGCTGGAGAACCCCGACGAGGTCAATCGCGTGATGCTGGCATTCCTGGCCCGCGTGAAGTAGCCCGGTGAGAAGCCCGTCGCACCAAGGGAGCCCCCCCGTTCTCTCAGAATAAGGTGTAGATGAACGGCGCGAGCGCAGAGCCGCTCGTGAGCACCACGAGGAGCCCGAGCAGCAGCAGAATGAGGATGATGGGGCCAAGCCACCATTTCTTGCGGACCTTCATGAAGGCCCAGAGCTCGGAGAGGATGGATACACGGCTGTGGGATTTACGGGCCATACCCTTTGCGTCCTTGTCGTGACTGCTGTGCGTGCTTTTCAACTCAGAAGAGATTCTCGAACCGCGAACGGTCCGGCGCCGGTCCTTCGCGCCGTTCCCAATAGGTCGCACTCCCCTTCTCGAACCGCCGCCCGAGCTCATCGCGCCCGAACAGCCTCATCACCAATCCGACCGGCGTCAGCACCAGGATGAAGAAGACCGAAAGCAGGATCCGCGTGTTCACCCATCCGAGCACCCCCGCGAATTTCATCCACCAGAGGTGGGGGAACCGGAGGAGCGAGGGCGCCAGCAGTCCTGTACCACCGAAGACCACGGCCAGAATGGCCCCCACCCACCAACCCTGAGAACCCTTCCAGAAGAGGTACCCTGCCACAAGGGCGAACACACCCAGGAACAGGAGTCCGAATTTCCGCCATTCGCGCGGACCGGTCGGGATCACGTCAATCAAGGGCGAACTCCTTCCGCCAATCGCTGTCGTTCGTCAACGGCTTCTGGTCCTTCTTTGCGAGGATGAAGTTCCCGAGCACGAGATAGTCCATCTCCGTGCGCATGAAACACCGGTAGGCATCTTCGGGCGTGCACACGATCGGCTCCCCGCGTACGTTGAACGAGGTATTGATGATCACGCCGCATCCGGTCCGCTTCTCGAATTCTTTGATCAACCTGTAATAGACCGGATGATCCGCTTCTGCAACGGTCTGGATCCGCGCCGAGTAGTCGACGTGGGTGGCCGCGGGTATGGTCGAGCGGGGCACGTTGAGCTTCTCGATGCCGAAGAGCTTCTCCTGCTCCGCCGTCATCGGAATGCGAAGCGATTCCACCACGGGGGCCACGAGCAGCATGTACGGGCTGTCCACATCCATTGCGAAATAGTCCGGCAGGCGTTCACGGAGCACCGAAGGCGCGAACGGACGGAAGGATTCGCGGAACTTGATCTTCAGGTTCATGGTGGACTGCATGGTCTTCGAACGCGCATCGCCGATGATGCTGCGCGCGCCCAGTGCACGCGGACCGAATTCCATCCGTCCCTGGAACCATCCTACCACCGCACCATCCGCCATGTGGCCCGCCACGCGACCCAGCATATCATCCGTGGTCGTGTGCGTCGACACGGCCCCATACTTCTCGAGTGTTGCCCGGATCTCGTCGTCCGAAAATGCAGGGCCGAGATACGATCCTTTCTGCGCATCCCTTCCCGGCGTCACCGTACGCGCCCCATCGAACCAGGAATGCCATACCGCAAGGGCAGCACCCAGCGCGCCACCGGCATCGCCGGCCGCAGGCTGGATCCAGATATTCCTGAATGGCCCTTCGCGCAACAACCGTCCGTTGCCCACGCAATTGAGCGCAACGCCTCCGGCAAGCACCAGAGAGTCTTCACCCGTCTCTTTGTGCACATGCCGCGCCATGCGCAGCATGATCTCCTCGGTGACCTCCTGCACGCTGCGCGCAAGGTCCATCTCCCTCTGCGTGAGGGGCGATTCCGGCGCGCGCGGTGGTCCGCCGAACAGCGCATCGAACTTCCCACCCGTCATCCTGAGCCGGTGCCCGTAGTCGAAGTACGCCATGTTCATCCGGAACGACCCATCGGGTTTCAGGTCGATGAGGTGGTCGTAGATCGCCTGCACATACGTCGGCTCGCCGTACGGCGCAAGGCCCATCACCTTGTACTCCGCAGAATTGACCTTGAACCCGGTGTAGAAGGTGAACGCAGAGTACAGGAGTCCGAGCGAATGCGGGAACCGGAGATCACCGAGCAGCGTGAGCCTGTTCCCTTCACCGCGGCCATAGCTCGTGGTGGTCCACTCCCCGACACCATCCATCGTCAGGATGGCGGCGCGCTCGAAAGGCGATGGGTAGAATGCCGAGGCGGCATGGGATTCATGATGGTCGGCGAAGAGGAGCTCACCATCAAAGTCGAGTTCCGACCTGATCCGCGAAGGGATCCACAGCTTCTCTTTCAGCCACACCGGCATGGCGGTAAGAAACGAACGGAGACCGCGCGGGGCGTACCCCACAGCGGTCTCCAGAATGCGTTCGAACTTCAACAGCGGTTTGTCGTAGAAGACCACCGCGGCGAGGTCCGCGGCGGTGATCCGTGCCTCCTGCAGGCAGTAGCGGACCGCATGCGAAGGAAAGCCTGCATCATGCTTCACGCGTGTGAAGCGTTCCTCCTGGGCCGCGGCGATGATCTCACCATCCCTGATCAGCGCTGCTGCTGCATCATGATAGTAGCACGAGATGCCGAGGATATATGTAGTGCCGGTAGACATGTCCTATGGTTACGTGCTCACTTCTGTAAGGAACAGTGCCTCTCACAAAGGCGCCAAGGCGCAAAGACATAAGGATGCTTTCCCTTAGCGCCTTTGCGCCCTGGCGAGAGGCACACAAACCCCAGGATCGTGGATCCCCTATACCTGGAACGAGCGGATGAATTCGACGAGGCGTGTGCAGTCCTCGAGCGTTTCCAGCTTGCGCGAACCGCCGCCCTGCCGTGCCAGCTCGTGGTACTCCTGCACGCTCATCACCGAGAACGTCTGATTCTTCATCTGCTCGATGCTCTTCGCCGCCGATGCCGCCGCCGAGAGCGTGGTCAGGAACGGCACACGGTACTCGTACGCCGTACGGCCGATCGCATGCTCGTCCTGGCGCGACACCTGACCGAGGGGTGTATTGATGATGAGCTGCACCCAGCCGTTCCGGATCACATCGATGATGTTGAGCGTCCCTTCGCTGGCCTTGAGCACGGTACGGTTCCGGATGCCCTGCGCCGTCAGGAATGCCGCGGTCCCCTCGGTGGCAATGACCTTGAAGCCGAGCCGCACATATGAACGGACGACGTTGACCGCCCGCGCCTGCTTGTCGTTGTCGTTCAGGCTCACAAAGACCGTCCCGCTCGTCGGGAGTGTCGTCCCTGCGGCCAGTTCCGCCTTCGCAAAGGACGCACCGAAATTGTCCGAGATCCCCATCACCTCGCCGGTGGAACGCATTTCCGGTCCGAGGAAGTGGCGGGCCTGCGGGAATTTGTTGAACGGGAAGACCGATTCCTTGATCGACACGTGCTTGGCCCAGGAGTACCCCTGGATGCCGAGGCCCTTCAGGGTCTTGCCGACCTTGAGTTTCGCGGCGATCTTTGCGAGGGGTACGCCCGTGGACTTGCTGACGAACGGTGTCGTACGCGATGCGCGGGGGTTGACCTCCAGAACACTCACCACACCATTCTGCATCGCATACTGGATGTTCACAAGTCCGACGACGTGCAGCGCGAGTGCGAGGCGGCGGGTGTGCGTGACCAGCTCATGGAGCTGTGCCGCGGTGACCGCGTACGGTGGGAGGACGCAGGCGCTGTCGCCCGAATGCACACCGGCCTCTTCAATGTGCTGCATGATGCCGCCGATGTACACGTCGGTGCCGTCGCAGAGCGCATCCACATCGAATTCAAATGCATCTTCGAGGAACCTGTCCACCAGGACAGGGTGCTCGGGGGAGACGTTCACCGCTTTGCCCATGTACTCCCGGATGCCGTCATCGGAGTAGCAGATCTCCATGGCGCGGCCGCCGAGCACATACGACGGACGGACGAGCACCGGATAGCCGATCCGTTTGGCGATCGCCAGTGCACCATCCAGGTCGAACGCCGTTCCGTACGGCGGACAGGCGATCTTGAGTTCGTCGAGGAGCGCACCGAACCGCTTGCGGTCTTCAGCAAGGTCGATGCCTTCGGTGGTCGTCCCGAGGATCCTGTAGCCGTTCGCCTCGAGCGCTTTCGCAAGCTTCAACGGGGTCTGCCCGCCGAAACTGACGATAAGGCCTTCCGGCTTCTCGAGATCGCAGATGTTCAGCACATCCTCGAGCGTGAGCGGCTCGAAGTACAGTTTGTCGGTGGTATCGTAATCGGTGGAGACGGTCTCAGGGTTACAGTTGACCATGATGGTCTCGTACCCCTCTTCCGCGAGCCCCATCACACCGTGCACACAGCAGTAATCGAATTCGATGCCCTGTCCGATACGGTTCGGGCCGCCGCCGAGGATCATGACCTTCTTGCGGGGGGTGCGGACCGATTCATTCTCCTGCTCGTACGTTGAGTAGTGGTACGGGGTCTCGGCATGGAATTCCGCGCCGCACGTATCCACTGTTTTGAACACAGGAATGACGCCGGCGGCGATGCGCTGCTTCCGCATCGCGGCTTCGTCCGAGCCGCGCAGGACCGCAAGCTGCTTGTCGGAGAACCCGTACTCCTTCGCCGTGCGCAGGAGCACCGGGTCGAGCGCCGGTGCGGCCTTGATCTTCTGCTCCATCACCACGATCTGGCGGATCTGTGCCAGGAACCACGGGTCGATGCCCGTCAACGTATGGAGTTCAGCGTCCGCCATGCCGAGAAGCATACCGTACCGCAAGTAGAAGAGCCGGTCCGGACGCGGGAGAGAAATGAAATCCCGCACCTTGGTCCGCCATGCTTCCTGTTCCGCCGGGGAGAGCTTCGGCGGCTCGCAAAGATCCTTGCCGTCGCTGCCCAGCCCATGCCGGCCCTGCTCGAGCGAGCGGAGCGCCTTCTGCAACGCTTCCTTGAACGTCCGCCCGAATGCCATGGCTTCGCCGACGGACTTCATCTGCACGCCGAGCACTTCATCCACGCCCTTGAACTTCACGAAGTCCCAACGCGGGATCTTGACCACGGTGTAGTCGATGGTGGGTTCGAAGGATGCGGGTGTGAGTTTCGTGATGTCGTTCGAGATCTCGTCCAGCGTGTACCCGACGGCAAGCTTCGTGGCGATCTTGGCGATCGCAAAGCCGGTGGCCTTGGACGCGAGCGCCGAGGAGCGCGACACGCGCGGGTTCATTTCGATCACCAGCCGGCGGCCGTTCTGCGGGTTGACGGCGAACTGAATGTTCGACCCGCCGGTCTCGACGCCGATGGCCCGGATGATCTTGAGCGCATCGTCGCGCATCGATTGATACTCTTTGTCGGTCAGCGTCTGCTGCGGTGCCACCGTGATCGAGTCGCCGGTGTGCACGCCCATCGGGTCGAGATTCTCGATGGAGCAGACGATCACCACATTGTCCTTGAGGTCACGCATGACCTCGAGTTCATATTCTTTCCATCCGATCACCGACTCTTCCAGCAGGACCTCGTGGGTCGGACTGGCTTCGAGGCCGTGCATCACTTTCTCTTCGAACTCGCCCGCGTTCATCGCCGTACCACCGCCCGTGCCGCCGAGCGTGAAGGACGGCCGGATGATGATCGGGAAGCCGATCCTTTTCACGAGCTCTTCCGCTTCTTCGAACGAGTGGACGAATCCACCGCGTGGTGTTTCGAGCCCGGCTTTGTCCATCGTCTCTTTGAACAGCTCGCGGCCTTCGGCCTTTTTGATGGCCTCGAGTTTTGCGCCGATCAGCTCGACGTTATACTTCGCCAGCACACCGCTTTCCGCGAGGGCCACCGCGGTATTGAGAGCGGTCTGGCCGCCCATCGTTGGCAGCAGTGCGTCAGGACGTTCGCGTTCGATGATCTTTTCGACGAACTCCGGGGTGATCGGCTCGATATAGGTCCGATCCGCCAGGTCCGGATCCGTCATGATCGTGGCCGGGTTACTGTTAATGAGGATGACGCGGTACCCCTCGTCACGCAATACTTTGCACGCCTGGGTACCGGAATAGTCGAATTCGCAGGCCTGCCCGATGATGATGGGGCCGGATCCTACAAGGAGGATGGAGTGAAGGTCAGTCCGTTTTGGCAATGAAGGGTGGTCCTGGATGGTTTGTCAAATATACAATAATGGGGGGTTTTCTGCAATGATTCCTGGAAGGCTTTTGAGGTCATGCTTTTGGAAGGAGGACGAAAGAAGGCAGGAAGCGGAACCCCACAGATGGCCGCTGCAACCCATACACATCCCCCGGGTGGTGCAGCGGTCATCGTATTCCGGGTGTGACCGGATCTCTCCGGATCACTTCGCCTTTGGGAGAAGCTCCAATTTCTTGGGAGCGTTCGCTTCTGTGAGCGAGGTGAGGTGGAAGGTGCCATTCATATCTTTTCCGACGGCGATGAAAAACAACCCCTTGGAAAGCTTCGACTTCTCAATTGCCGCGTGGGCGGTCGCGCTTCCCGTGGAATCGAATTTGTAGTACTTCCCACCTGAGAATATCCCGTACCCGCTCTTCACACAATCTTCCATCAGGGCACATTCCTTCGTATGTGCGGCCGCTTTATCCATCACATCCGCTTTCGTGCCGATGGTCGCCGCACATTGCTGGTCAACGACGTACCCGCTCAGCGTCGTGGTGCCGGTTTCCTGTGCGACCACCGTCATCGAGGTCAACAGGAGGAGCATCGAAAGAGCCAGTATCGTTTTCATATCGTTCCCTTACATCGTGAGCATAGAACAACGTTTAGCTGTACCAGTAAGACGCTTGCGCGGGGAGTAACGTTCCATGCCGGGGTGGTAGGGTTGCGTCTTCGCGTAAAACAGGCTATTTTTCGATGAACTATCGGAAAGCGATGCAATGAAGATCGTGGTGCTGGACGGATACACGCTCAATCCGGGCGACCTGAGCTGGGCGCCGCTGCAGGGACTCGGGGATGTGACGGTGCACGACCGCACCCCGGCTGATCAAACACTTGCGCGCGCAGCCGGGGCAGAAATACTCCTCACGAACAAGACGCTCCTGACGTGCCCGACGATCAAAGCACTTCCTTCTCTCCGCTACATCGGCGTGCTCGCAACCGGGTATAACGTCGTGGATCACATCGCCGCTGCGGAGGCCGGAGTTGTCGTAACGAATGTCCCGGCGTACAGCACGATGTCGGTGGCACAGGTGGCCTTCGCGCATATCCTGAATCTGACGCATGGCATGGGGCATCACACCAGCGAAGTGCGCGAGGGGCGGTGGTCATCCTGCGCGGACTTCAGCTTTGCAGACACGCCGCTGGTGGAACTCGCCGGGAAGACCCTCGGCATCATCGGGCCGGGGCGTATCGGAGCCGCAGTCGCAAGAATGGGATTGGCGTTCGGAATGGAGGTGATCGCGTACAGCCGGTCGGGCCGGGTGCCCATGCCGGAGATGAAGCCGGTGTCATTGGATGACGCCTTCGCCCGGAGCGACGTGCTGAGTTTCCACTGTCCGCTGACGCCGGAGACGAAACACATCGCCAATGCGGA belongs to Ignavibacteriota bacterium and includes:
- a CDS encoding glycosyltransferase, translated to MLRVNILLHVHTVGLRRDLRVFRAVLRGRPVELTITAFDPALAPRLRRGVRRAIYTLLPRKRYDINVFVEEISEQWLPFARVNCLMPHQEWLSEGSRALLSRLDVVLSKTHFAERLFAELGLRSIYTGFTTLDRYNPGIRKDFGACIHVAGSSLQKGSMAVNRTWLDNPSFPTLEMYWYEPSARPIGASNIRLERGFLTERVIHEAQNHCGIHLCPSEAEGYGHYLAEAMSCGALVVSTDAPPMNELVTNERGVLVGYDRVAPQAVGTNFYVDEQKLAVAMRGIFAMPIEERKRLGEAARSWFVENDRAFRNRFWEVLQGLA
- a CDS encoding dipeptidase, with the protein product MKDVLGYIENNKERYLKELTEFLAIPSVSTNPENAGDIRRCADWVADHLRSIGIPDVRIMATPGHPVVYGAWMDAPGKPTVLIYGHYDVQPPEPLELWTSPPFEATVRGEDLYARGASDDKGQVFIHLKAIEAMMRTTGTLPVNVKFIIEGEEEIGSEHLDEFVKTHADLLKADLVMVSDTSMFARGVPSICYGLRGLAYMQLDLVGPKGDLHSGSYGGSILNPIQALAEIIAKLHDGKGRITIPGFYDDVRALSKKERDAYKKLPWSDRKYAKDLGVKELYGERGFTTLERLWARPTLECNGIWGGFTGEGAKTVLPSKASAKISMRLVPDQSSKKVSALFTKYIRKIAPPGVTVTVQSLHGGEPAITPIDSPGVRAAYAALEKGFGKKPLYQREGGSIPIVVQFKKLLKIDTVLLGFGLPDENAHAPDEFMHLPNFFGGIRTAAHFLNELPAFMKKGG
- a CDS encoding alpha/beta fold hydrolase, which produces MHVQVQTALLHVVEKGDPAALPIIFIHGFPFSHKMWDAQVAALNTRYRTIAYDVRGLGESSMGDGQYTIEGHVDDLLAVMDHLGIAKAVIAGLSMGGYITLRALERNPERFHAAILCNTRSETDGNDAKIMRARTMAAVKSRGSSWFADDFIKKVFAESSFTRVPDAVEHIRTTIARTPPLAIAGTLLALAARSDTTAALENIKVPTLIIVGEHDVTTPPDASRAMHAKIPGSELHIIPHAAHMSVLENPDEVNRVMLAFLARVK
- a CDS encoding carbamoyltransferase: MSTGTTYILGISCYYHDAAAALIRDGEIIAAAQEERFTRVKHDAGFPSHAVRYCLQEARITAADLAAVVFYDKPLLKFERILETAVGYAPRGLRSFLTAMPVWLKEKLWIPSRIRSELDFDGELLFADHHESHAASAFYPSPFERAAILTMDGVGEWTTTSYGRGEGNRLTLLGDLRFPHSLGLLYSAFTFYTGFKVNSAEYKVMGLAPYGEPTYVQAIYDHLIDLKPDGSFRMNMAYFDYGHRLRMTGGKFDALFGGPPRAPESPLTQREMDLARSVQEVTEEIMLRMARHVHKETGEDSLVLAGGVALNCVGNGRLLREGPFRNIWIQPAAGDAGGALGAALAVWHSWFDGARTVTPGRDAQKGSYLGPAFSDDEIRATLEKYGAVSTHTTTDDMLGRVAGHMADGAVVGWFQGRMEFGPRALGARSIIGDARSKTMQSTMNLKIKFRESFRPFAPSVLRERLPDYFAMDVDSPYMLLVAPVVESLRIPMTAEQEKLFGIEKLNVPRSTIPAATHVDYSARIQTVAEADHPVYYRLIKEFEKRTGCGVIINTSFNVRGEPIVCTPEDAYRCFMRTEMDYLVLGNFILAKKDQKPLTNDSDWRKEFALD
- the carB gene encoding carbamoyl-phosphate synthase large subunit — translated: MPKRTDLHSILLVGSGPIIIGQACEFDYSGTQACKVLRDEGYRVILINSNPATIMTDPDLADRTYIEPITPEFVEKIIERERPDALLPTMGGQTALNTAVALAESGVLAKYNVELIGAKLEAIKKAEGRELFKETMDKAGLETPRGGFVHSFEEAEELVKRIGFPIIIRPSFTLGGTGGGTAMNAGEFEEKVMHGLEASPTHEVLLEESVIGWKEYELEVMRDLKDNVVIVCSIENLDPMGVHTGDSITVAPQQTLTDKEYQSMRDDALKIIRAIGVETGGSNIQFAVNPQNGRRLVIEMNPRVSRSSALASKATGFAIAKIATKLAVGYTLDEISNDITKLTPASFEPTIDYTVVKIPRWDFVKFKGVDEVLGVQMKSVGEAMAFGRTFKEALQKALRSLEQGRHGLGSDGKDLCEPPKLSPAEQEAWRTKVRDFISLPRPDRLFYLRYGMLLGMADAELHTLTGIDPWFLAQIRQIVVMEQKIKAAPALDPVLLRTAKEYGFSDKQLAVLRGSDEAAMRKQRIAAGVIPVFKTVDTCGAEFHAETPYHYSTYEQENESVRTPRKKVMILGGGPNRIGQGIEFDYCCVHGVMGLAEEGYETIMVNCNPETVSTDYDTTDKLYFEPLTLEDVLNICDLEKPEGLIVSFGGQTPLKLAKALEANGYRILGTTTEGIDLAEDRKRFGALLDELKIACPPYGTAFDLDGALAIAKRIGYPVLVRPSYVLGGRAMEICYSDDGIREYMGKAVNVSPEHPVLVDRFLEDAFEFDVDALCDGTDVYIGGIMQHIEEAGVHSGDSACVLPPYAVTAAQLHELVTHTRRLALALHVVGLVNIQYAMQNGVVSVLEVNPRASRTTPFVSKSTGVPLAKIAAKLKVGKTLKGLGIQGYSWAKHVSIKESVFPFNKFPQARHFLGPEMRSTGEVMGISDNFGASFAKAELAAGTTLPTSGTVFVSLNDNDKQARAVNVVRSYVRLGFKVIATEGTAAFLTAQGIRNRTVLKASEGTLNIIDVIRNGWVQLIINTPLGQVSRQDEHAIGRTAYEYRVPFLTTLSAAASAAKSIEQMKNQTFSVMSVQEYHELARQGGGSRKLETLEDCTRLVEFIRSFQV
- a CDS encoding D-2-hydroxyacid dehydrogenase; translated protein: MKIVVLDGYTLNPGDLSWAPLQGLGDVTVHDRTPADQTLARAAGAEILLTNKTLLTCPTIKALPSLRYIGVLATGYNVVDHIAAAEAGVVVTNVPAYSTMSVAQVAFAHILNLTHGMGHHTSEVREGRWSSCADFSFADTPLVELAGKTLGIIGPGRIGAAVARMGLAFGMEVIAYSRSGRVPMPEMKPVSLDDAFARSDVLSFHCPLTPETKHIANAERLAMMKPTAFLINTSRGPLVDERALAAALNAGEIAGAGLDVLSEEPPPPGNPLLTARNCHITPHFAWASTAARERLMHEVTENVRAFIAGTPRNVIPG